In Desulfovibrio aminophilus, a single genomic region encodes these proteins:
- a CDS encoding sigma-54 dependent transcriptional regulator, with product MAETILFVDDDPYFLASLRRSLRGLDIETEADPALGLEKACRRGRYAVVVADMRMPGVDGIRLLAAAARKSPETVRIMLTGHPEMSTAIDAVNKGQVYRFLTKPCSPATLKETLEAALIQHRVRVENRDPQPLPDGESRGAALGGLGGMVGQSRKMRDIFAFIRQLAEVETTVLVTGESGTGKELVAEALHALGPRAKKPLVRVNCSALAPSLLESELFGHVRGAFTGAVKDTIGRFQAAQGGTLFLDEIGDLPHAVQVKLLRFLEQKEYERVGDHATIRADVRVVAATNVNLPQKVREGLFREDLYYRLRVVELTLPPLRERAEDIPLLIEHFVNHFSEKFGRTISGVSGDILALFLRYPWPGNVRELKHTLEHAAVLCRDGNITPAHLPPELAAFAQSKGFDPLHPQAGGPGRGDILEALNRTDWNKAKTARLLGVSRSTLYRKLLEYGITRFPG from the coding sequence ATGGCCGAAACCATCCTCTTCGTCGACGACGATCCCTATTTCCTGGCCTCGCTGCGGCGTTCGCTGCGCGGCCTGGACATCGAGACCGAGGCCGACCCGGCCCTGGGTCTGGAAAAGGCCTGTCGGCGCGGGCGCTACGCCGTGGTCGTGGCCGACATGCGCATGCCCGGCGTGGACGGCATCCGGCTCCTGGCGGCGGCCGCGCGCAAGTCCCCGGAAACCGTGCGGATCATGCTCACCGGCCATCCCGAGATGTCCACGGCCATCGACGCGGTGAACAAGGGGCAGGTCTACCGCTTCCTGACCAAGCCCTGCTCTCCGGCCACGCTCAAGGAGACCCTGGAGGCGGCCCTGATCCAGCACCGGGTGCGCGTGGAGAACCGCGACCCCCAGCCCCTCCCGGACGGGGAATCCCGGGGCGCGGCCCTCGGCGGCCTGGGCGGCATGGTCGGCCAGAGCCGCAAGATGCGCGACATCTTCGCCTTTATCCGCCAACTGGCCGAGGTGGAGACCACCGTGCTCGTCACCGGCGAATCCGGCACGGGCAAGGAGCTGGTGGCCGAGGCCCTGCACGCCCTGGGGCCCCGGGCCAAGAAGCCCCTGGTGCGGGTGAACTGCTCGGCCCTGGCCCCGAGCCTGCTGGAGAGCGAACTCTTCGGCCACGTGCGCGGGGCCTTCACCGGCGCGGTCAAGGACACCATCGGCCGGTTCCAGGCCGCCCAGGGCGGCACGCTCTTCCTGGACGAGATCGGGGACCTGCCGCACGCCGTGCAGGTCAAGCTGCTGCGTTTCCTGGAGCAGAAGGAATACGAGCGCGTGGGCGATCACGCCACCATCCGGGCCGACGTGCGGGTGGTGGCCGCCACCAACGTGAACCTGCCGCAGAAGGTCCGCGAGGGGCTGTTCCGCGAGGACCTTTATTACCGCCTGCGGGTGGTGGAGCTGACCCTGCCGCCGCTGCGCGAGCGGGCCGAGGACATCCCGCTGCTCATCGAGCATTTCGTGAACCATTTCAGCGAGAAGTTCGGCCGAACCATCTCCGGCGTGAGCGGCGACATCCTGGCCCTGTTCCTGCGCTATCCCTGGCCGGGCAACGTCCGCGAGCTGAAGCACACCCTGGAGCACGCGGCCGTGCTCTGCAGGGACGGCAACATCACGCCCGCGCACCTGCCGCCGGAACTGGCGGCCTTCGCCCAGTCCAAGGGCTTCGACCCCCTGCACCCGCAGGCCGGGGGACCGGGCCGGGGCGACATCCTGGAAGCCCTCAACCGCACGGACTGGAACAAGGCCAAGACCGCCCGTCTGCTCGGCGTGAGCCGCAGCACCCTCTACCGCAAACTCCTGGAATACGGCATCACCCGCTTTCCCGGCTGA
- a CDS encoding sensor histidine kinase: MASAALPRKAPTPPPLPLLVVAREPDDLRLVDAALSGLNFAPEPFPDLSAAQERLDGGPFRAAVVFTADDDPLKLARAVRALPGEPPVLLLVPEDWSAEGCVFPARGAYLPRRAAAPELRRVLLDLLEEPGREDRGAGRFFRSLLDFLGGALVLASADDLRILEWSAGAGRLFGFSAAQVLGRPFPEVLEPLLGAAGGRDGLPREGGLLHEETPMLRQDAPPVLLLRSVFPSEIGGTRVLALFFYDVSARRNRERLMGIAQRLESIGRLASGIAHEINTPIHYIGDNMRFLEQSFAGMDGVLRLFLSCLEQVRRGADPTTHLERIEAAIRAADLDFLETEIPLAISQSMEGVERVAAIVRGMKKFAHPEQEERRHVDVNQALRDALLVARNEWKYVADLATDFDEGLPLVSCLAGDLNQVFLNIIVNAAQAVEETVRGRGGKGRITVSTRRDGEWVEIRVADTGPGIPAASQGRVFDPFFTTKEVGRGTGQGLAIAHSIVVDKHGGTISFTTEEGRGTCFIVRLPLNPAVEARS, from the coding sequence ATGGCCAGTGCGGCTTTGCCGAGAAAAGCGCCCACCCCGCCGCCCCTGCCCCTGCTCGTGGTGGCCCGCGAGCCCGACGACCTGCGGCTGGTGGACGCCGCGCTGTCCGGCCTGAATTTCGCGCCCGAACCGTTTCCCGATCTGTCTGCCGCCCAGGAGCGGTTGGACGGCGGGCCCTTCCGGGCGGCCGTGGTCTTCACCGCCGATGACGATCCCCTGAAGCTGGCCCGCGCCGTCCGGGCGCTCCCCGGCGAGCCGCCCGTGCTCCTGCTGGTCCCGGAGGACTGGTCCGCCGAGGGTTGCGTCTTTCCCGCCCGCGGCGCCTACCTGCCGCGCCGCGCCGCCGCCCCGGAACTGCGCCGGGTCCTGCTGGACCTGCTGGAGGAGCCCGGCCGCGAGGATCGCGGGGCGGGCCGCTTCTTCCGCTCCCTGCTCGACTTCCTGGGCGGCGCGCTCGTGCTGGCCTCGGCCGACGACCTGCGCATCCTGGAGTGGTCGGCGGGAGCCGGACGGCTCTTCGGCTTTTCCGCCGCCCAGGTCCTGGGCAGGCCCTTTCCCGAGGTCCTGGAGCCCCTGCTGGGAGCCGCCGGAGGCCGGGACGGACTGCCGAGGGAGGGCGGCCTGCTGCACGAGGAGACGCCCATGCTCCGGCAGGACGCCCCGCCGGTCCTGCTCCTGCGCAGCGTGTTCCCCTCGGAGATCGGTGGAACCCGGGTCCTGGCCCTGTTCTTCTACGACGTGTCCGCGCGGCGGAACCGGGAGCGGCTCATGGGCATCGCCCAGCGCCTGGAGTCCATCGGCCGCCTGGCCTCGGGCATCGCCCACGAGATCAATACGCCGATCCACTACATCGGTGACAACATGCGCTTCCTGGAGCAGTCCTTCGCGGGCATGGACGGGGTGCTGCGGCTGTTCCTCTCCTGCCTGGAGCAGGTGCGCCGGGGCGCTGATCCGACGACCCACCTGGAGCGCATCGAGGCGGCCATCCGGGCCGCTGACCTCGATTTCCTGGAAACCGAGATCCCCCTGGCCATCAGCCAATCCATGGAAGGCGTGGAGCGCGTGGCCGCCATCGTGCGCGGGATGAAGAAGTTCGCCCATCCCGAGCAGGAGGAGCGCCGCCACGTGGACGTCAACCAGGCCCTGCGCGACGCCCTGCTCGTGGCGCGCAACGAGTGGAAGTACGTGGCCGACCTGGCCACGGACTTCGACGAGGGCCTGCCCCTGGTGAGCTGCCTGGCCGGGGACCTGAACCAAGTCTTCCTGAACATCATCGTCAACGCGGCCCAGGCCGTGGAGGAGACGGTGCGCGGGCGCGGCGGCAAGGGCCGGATCACGGTCTCCACCCGTCGCGACGGCGAGTGGGTCGAAATCCGGGTGGCCGACACCGGCCCGGGCATCCCGGCGGCCAGCCAGGGCCGCGTCTTCGATCCCTTCTTCACCACCAAGGAGGTCGGCCGGGGCACGGGCCAGGGCCTGGCCATCGCCCATTCCATCGTGGTGGACAAGCACGGCGGGACCATCTCCTTCACCACCGAGGAGGGGCGGGGAACCTGCTTCATCGTCCGCCTGCCCCTGAATCCCGCCGTGGAGGCCCGGTCCTGA
- a CDS encoding phage regulatory CII family protein, protein MYRKSITKIVQDMVLEGERPAKQLAADLGKPYSTLLREVNPFDKNAKLGVETLMQIMKLTKNEAPLRYMAQELGFTLVPSAKTARAELSFCSTKGSEARAKAAG, encoded by the coding sequence ATGTACCGCAAGAGCATCACCAAGATCGTGCAGGACATGGTGCTGGAGGGCGAACGCCCGGCCAAGCAGCTGGCCGCCGACCTCGGCAAGCCCTATTCCACGCTGCTGCGCGAGGTGAATCCCTTTGACAAGAACGCCAAGCTCGGCGTGGAAACGCTGATGCAGATCATGAAGCTGACCAAGAACGAGGCCCCGTTGCGCTACATGGCCCAGGAGCTGGGCTTCACGCTCGTGCCCTCGGCCAAGACCGCGCGCGCGGAGCTTTCGTTCTGCAGCACCAAGGGATCCGAAGCCCGGGCCAAGGCCGCGGGCTGA
- a CDS encoding glutamine--tRNA ligase/YqeY domain fusion protein, which translates to MTDVIQKPEAPLNFIRAIVEADIKAGKNGGRVQTRFPPEPNGYLHIGHAKSICLNFGIARDYNGVCSLRFDDTNPSKEEMEYVESIEEDARWLGADWGTNRCFASDYFERIYACAERLIGMGKAYVDDQSAEQIRENRGTLTAPGVDSPWRERTPEENLDLFRRMRAGEFEEGSRVLRAKIDMAAANVVMRDPALYRIKKAHHHRTGDAWCIYPMYDFAHCLSDAVEGVTHSLCTLEFENNRELYDWVLDTLGFDPRPRQYEFARLNLTRTVLSKRKLIQLVQEGIVSGWDDPRMPTISGLRRRGYTPEAVRDFCERIGVARSENTVDVALLEHCLREDLNRRAARRMAVLRPLKLVIENYPESQVEEFALQNNPEDERAGTRAAPFSKVLWIERDDFRQTPPPKYFRLAPGQEVRLRGAYYVTCTGFSTDDSGEITEVRCTYDPATRGGWSQDGRKVKGTIHWVSAAHAVEAEVRLYDFLFTVENPGADKDFKTHLNPDSLETLADCKLEPALADARPGDRFQFERLGYFTADARDCGPGVLVFNRTATLRDTWAKIEKKG; encoded by the coding sequence ATGACCGACGTGATCCAGAAGCCCGAAGCTCCGCTCAACTTCATCCGCGCCATCGTGGAGGCCGACATCAAGGCCGGCAAGAACGGCGGCCGCGTGCAGACCCGCTTCCCCCCCGAGCCCAACGGCTACCTGCACATCGGGCACGCCAAGTCCATCTGCCTGAACTTCGGCATCGCCCGGGACTACAACGGGGTGTGCAGCCTGCGCTTCGACGACACCAACCCGTCCAAGGAAGAGATGGAGTACGTCGAGAGCATCGAGGAGGACGCCCGCTGGCTCGGCGCGGACTGGGGCACGAACCGCTGCTTCGCCTCGGACTACTTCGAGCGCATCTACGCCTGCGCCGAGCGGCTCATCGGGATGGGCAAGGCCTACGTGGACGACCAGAGCGCCGAGCAGATCCGCGAGAACCGGGGCACCCTCACCGCCCCTGGGGTGGACAGCCCCTGGCGCGAGCGCACCCCGGAGGAGAACCTGGACCTCTTCCGGCGCATGCGCGCGGGCGAGTTCGAGGAGGGCTCGCGGGTGCTGCGGGCCAAGATCGACATGGCCGCCGCCAACGTGGTCATGCGCGACCCCGCGCTCTACCGCATCAAGAAGGCCCACCACCACCGCACGGGCGACGCGTGGTGCATCTACCCCATGTACGACTTCGCCCACTGCCTGTCCGACGCCGTCGAGGGCGTGACCCACTCCCTCTGCACCCTGGAGTTCGAGAACAACCGCGAGCTCTACGACTGGGTCCTGGACACCCTGGGCTTCGACCCCCGGCCCCGGCAGTACGAGTTCGCCCGCCTGAACCTCACCCGCACCGTGCTCTCCAAGCGCAAGCTCATCCAACTCGTGCAGGAGGGCATCGTCTCCGGCTGGGACGACCCGCGCATGCCGACCATCTCCGGCCTGCGCCGCCGGGGCTACACCCCGGAGGCCGTGCGCGACTTCTGTGAACGCATCGGCGTGGCCCGCTCCGAGAACACCGTGGACGTGGCCCTGCTGGAGCACTGCCTGCGGGAGGACCTGAACCGCCGCGCGGCCCGGCGCATGGCCGTGCTGCGGCCGCTCAAGCTGGTCATCGAGAACTACCCCGAGAGCCAGGTGGAGGAGTTCGCGCTCCAGAACAACCCCGAGGACGAGCGCGCCGGAACCCGCGCCGCGCCCTTCTCCAAGGTGCTCTGGATCGAGCGCGACGACTTCCGCCAGACCCCGCCGCCCAAGTACTTCCGCCTGGCTCCCGGCCAGGAGGTGCGCCTGCGCGGGGCCTACTACGTGACCTGCACCGGCTTCTCCACCGACGACTCCGGCGAGATCACGGAGGTCCGCTGCACCTACGACCCGGCCACCAGGGGCGGCTGGTCCCAGGACGGCCGCAAGGTCAAGGGCACCATCCACTGGGTCAGCGCGGCCCACGCCGTGGAGGCCGAGGTCCGGCTCTACGACTTCCTGTTCACCGTGGAGAATCCCGGCGCGGACAAGGACTTCAAGACCCACCTCAACCCCGACTCCCTGGAGACCCTCGCGGACTGCAAGCTGGAGCCCGCCCTGGCCGACGCCCGGCCCGGGGACCGCTTCCAGTTCGAGCGCCTGGGCTACTTCACGGCCGACGCCAGGGACTGCGGGCCCGGGGTGCTGGTCTTCAACCGCACGGCCACCCTGCGCGACACCTGGGCCAAGATCGAGAAGAAGGGCTGA
- a CDS encoding response regulator, producing MKKTVLFVDDEQNMLDALRRMLRPMTGEWDMHFARSGDDALALLARHPVDVVITDLRMPVMDGGELLKVIQESRPDVVRIVLSGHADYNMVMRSVKQAHQFLTKPCSTDVIREALEKAYNLRRILTNEAAKAIVSRIESLPSLPDLYVRVVEEVRRENSSLGRIGGIISEDPAMTAAILKMVNSSFFGFFRPVTNPAQAVSLLGIEIVKGLILSAHLFSVFDFSRFPRYSMDVLVDHSLASGRIASAIAKFEGMPPEMVDECFIAGMLHDIGKLILASRFEKEYLGVLNAVRRENRTVWEVEREVLKTSHAELGAYLLGLWNLPGAVVDALAFHHEPMLAGVGRDFSPLTAVHAANALEHDLRVINREYAPHPPDPEYLEHMGLTGHLPQWKELCAQIYEPKL from the coding sequence ATGAAAAAGACCGTTCTTTTCGTGGACGACGAGCAGAACATGCTCGACGCCCTGCGCCGCATGCTCCGGCCCATGACCGGGGAGTGGGACATGCACTTCGCCCGCAGCGGCGACGACGCCCTGGCGCTCCTGGCCCGGCACCCGGTGGACGTGGTCATCACGGATCTGCGCATGCCGGTCATGGACGGCGGCGAGCTGCTCAAGGTCATCCAGGAGTCCCGGCCGGACGTGGTGCGCATCGTGCTCTCCGGCCACGCGGACTACAACATGGTCATGCGCTCGGTGAAGCAGGCCCACCAGTTCCTGACCAAGCCCTGCTCCACGGACGTCATCCGCGAGGCCCTGGAGAAGGCCTACAACCTGCGCCGCATCCTGACCAACGAGGCGGCCAAGGCCATCGTCTCGCGCATCGAGAGCCTGCCGAGCCTGCCGGACCTCTACGTGCGGGTGGTGGAGGAAGTGCGCCGGGAGAACTCCTCCCTGGGCCGCATCGGCGGGATCATCTCCGAGGACCCGGCCATGACCGCGGCCATCCTCAAGATGGTCAACTCCTCCTTCTTCGGCTTCTTCCGGCCGGTGACCAATCCGGCCCAGGCCGTGAGCCTCCTCGGCATCGAGATCGTCAAGGGCCTGATCCTCTCGGCCCACCTCTTCTCGGTCTTCGACTTCAGCCGTTTCCCGCGCTACTCCATGGACGTGCTCGTGGACCACAGCCTGGCCAGCGGCCGCATCGCCTCGGCCATCGCCAAGTTCGAGGGCATGCCCCCGGAGATGGTGGACGAGTGCTTCATCGCGGGCATGCTCCACGACATCGGCAAGCTCATCCTGGCCTCGCGCTTCGAGAAGGAGTACCTGGGCGTGCTGAACGCCGTGCGGCGGGAGAACCGCACGGTCTGGGAGGTGGAGCGCGAGGTGCTGAAGACCTCGCACGCCGAGTTGGGGGCCTATCTCCTGGGCCTCTGGAACCTGCCCGGGGCCGTGGTCGACGCCCTGGCCTTCCACCACGAGCCCATGCTCGCGGGCGTGGGCCGCGACTTCAGCCCGCTCACCGCCGTGCACGCGGCCAACGCCCTGGAGCACGACCTGCGGGTCATCAACCGCGAGTACGCGCCGCACCCCCCTGATCCCGAATACCTGGAACACATGGGCCTGACCGGGCACCTTCCCCAGTGGAAGGAGCTCTGCGCCCAGATCTACGAGCCCAAGCTCTAG
- a CDS encoding universal stress protein produces MDRHLLVTISNDPQHLHGIRYVAYFFQDKRDIRLTLFNVVAGAPAVWAEEKSFETLAQGEEMAKRNLDRSLQTLSECKRILVQHGFLPDNIDTKHSSQGMSRAMTILREGEEGLYDAVVLGRRATMRLAEILDDSVSKGLLMEEVTFPLWICREPEWGRRNVLLCADGSEPSLRMADHVGFMLAKEIEHNVTMLHVARPGGSDDPAPIFAATREALERNGVAPERIESRVLEAAKVAPAILREASDRRYAAVAVGRTGAGEGLLGRLFMGSVSMSLFREIREAALWTCR; encoded by the coding sequence ATGGACAGACATCTTCTCGTCACGATCAGCAACGATCCCCAACACCTGCATGGCATCCGCTATGTCGCCTACTTTTTCCAGGACAAGCGGGACATCCGGCTGACCCTGTTCAACGTGGTGGCCGGGGCCCCGGCCGTCTGGGCCGAGGAGAAGTCCTTCGAAACCCTGGCCCAGGGCGAGGAGATGGCCAAGCGCAACCTGGACCGCAGCCTGCAGACCCTGTCGGAATGCAAGCGCATCCTGGTGCAGCACGGTTTCCTGCCTGACAATATCGACACCAAGCACAGCTCGCAGGGAATGTCCAGGGCCATGACCATCCTCCGCGAGGGCGAGGAGGGGCTCTACGACGCCGTGGTCCTGGGGCGGCGCGCCACCATGCGGCTGGCCGAGATCCTGGACGACAGCGTGAGCAAGGGCCTGCTCATGGAGGAGGTCACCTTTCCGCTCTGGATCTGCCGGGAGCCCGAGTGGGGGCGGCGCAACGTGCTGCTCTGCGCCGACGGCTCGGAGCCGAGCCTGCGCATGGCCGACCACGTGGGGTTCATGCTGGCCAAGGAGATCGAGCACAACGTGACCATGCTGCACGTGGCCCGGCCCGGCGGCTCGGACGACCCGGCCCCGATCTTCGCCGCCACCCGCGAGGCCCTGGAACGCAACGGCGTGGCCCCGGAGCGCATCGAATCGCGCGTCCTGGAGGCCGCCAAGGTGGCCCCGGCCATCCTGCGCGAGGCCTCGGACCGGCGCTACGCAGCCGTGGCCGTGGGCCGCACCGGCGCGGGGGAGGGGCTGCTCGGCCGCCTGTTCATGGGCTCGGTGAGCATGTCCCTGTTCCGCGAAATCCGCGAGGCCGCCCTCTGGACCTGCCGTTAG
- the fdnG gene encoding formate dehydrogenase-N subunit alpha, translating into MPVTRRDFLKISAATAVTTAFGGLGLGCAARGKAQGPAPLPADRIQALKPEWSKRSTSVCCYCAVGCGLIVNTSLATRKAVNVEGDPDHPINQGALCAKGASIWQLGDNDKRPKTVLYRAPYSDKFEAKPWDWALKRIARLVKDARDKDFEKANAKGESVNRVTSIASVGSAAMDNEECWAYQAMLRSLGLVYIEHQARIUHSATVAALAESFGRGAMTNHWTDLANSDCILIMGSNAAENHPISFKWVTKAQERGATVIHVDPRFTRTSAKSDMYFGLRSGTDIAVLGGMINYILSNNLIFKDYVVEYTNASFIVGEGYSFKDGLFGGYDAQKQAYDKSGWAFENDGNGVPKKDPTLKHPRCVYQLLKKHYSRYDLKKVAGISGMPEADLRKFYKTFSATGKPDKAGTIMYAMGWTQHTVGVQNIRAMAMIQLLLGNIGIAGGGVNALRGESNVQGSTDHALLFHILPGYLPTPAASLATLADYNAKNTPVSKDPRSANWWQNRPKYMASFLKSMWEDADLDQAYSWLPKLDPGGSREYSWLALFDKMVQGRFKGFFAWGMNPACSGANANKTRKALGTLDWMVNVNIFENETGWFWQGPGMDPKSIKTEVFFLPCSVSIEKEGSVSNSGRWMQWRYAGPARYGETRPDGDIMLGLFREIQALYKKEKGVLPEPILKATWAKTDKHGEFDPHATAKLINGAFLKDVTIGDKVYKKGEQVPSFAMLQADGSTSSGNWVYAGSYTDKGNMGARRDATQTPAQAAIGLYPNWTWCWPVNRRILYNRASCDPAGKPWNPAKAVIAWNAGDKKWVGDVPDGGWAPGEKYPFIMLKEGHGQIYGPGLNDGPFPEYYEPLECPVSAHPFSGRLHNPTALTFAGEERNSCDLRYPYVCSTYRVTEHWQTGVMTRWTPWLLEAEPQMFCEISAELAKLKGIANGEKVILENSRGSLWAVAIVTTRLKPFRIQGRTLHQVGIPWHFGWVHPKDGGDAANLLSPSVGDPNTGIPETKAFMVNVRKA; encoded by the coding sequence ATGCCAGTCACGCGAAGGGACTTCCTCAAGATCAGCGCCGCCACGGCCGTGACCACGGCCTTCGGCGGCCTGGGCCTCGGCTGCGCGGCCCGGGGCAAGGCCCAGGGGCCCGCGCCCCTGCCCGCCGACCGCATCCAGGCCCTGAAGCCGGAGTGGAGCAAGCGGAGCACGTCGGTTTGCTGCTACTGCGCCGTGGGCTGCGGCCTCATCGTCAACACCTCCCTGGCCACCCGCAAGGCCGTCAACGTGGAGGGCGACCCGGACCATCCCATCAACCAGGGCGCGCTCTGCGCCAAGGGCGCCAGCATCTGGCAGCTGGGCGACAACGACAAGCGCCCCAAGACCGTGCTCTACCGCGCGCCATACTCCGACAAGTTCGAGGCCAAGCCCTGGGACTGGGCGCTCAAGCGCATCGCCCGGCTGGTCAAGGACGCCCGCGACAAGGATTTCGAGAAGGCCAACGCCAAGGGCGAGTCCGTGAACCGGGTGACCAGCATCGCCTCGGTGGGCTCGGCGGCCATGGACAACGAGGAGTGCTGGGCCTACCAAGCCATGCTGAGGAGCCTCGGCCTGGTCTATATCGAGCACCAGGCCCGTATCTGACACAGCGCTACTGTGGCGGCTCTGGCAGAGTCGTTCGGACGCGGCGCGATGACCAATCACTGGACCGACCTGGCCAACAGTGATTGCATTCTCATCATGGGCAGCAACGCTGCCGAAAACCACCCCATCTCGTTCAAATGGGTGACCAAGGCCCAGGAGCGGGGGGCCACCGTGATCCATGTGGATCCGCGCTTCACCCGCACCTCGGCCAAGTCGGACATGTACTTCGGCCTGCGCTCGGGCACGGACATCGCCGTTCTCGGCGGCATGATCAACTACATCCTGTCCAACAACCTGATCTTCAAGGACTATGTGGTGGAGTACACCAACGCCTCCTTCATCGTGGGCGAGGGATACTCCTTCAAGGACGGCCTGTTCGGCGGCTACGACGCCCAGAAACAGGCCTACGACAAGAGCGGCTGGGCCTTCGAGAACGACGGGAACGGCGTTCCGAAGAAGGATCCCACGCTCAAGCATCCCCGCTGCGTGTACCAGCTGCTCAAGAAGCACTATTCGCGCTACGACCTGAAGAAGGTCGCCGGGATCAGCGGCATGCCCGAGGCGGACCTGAGGAAGTTCTACAAGACCTTCTCGGCCACGGGCAAACCCGACAAGGCCGGGACCATCATGTACGCCATGGGCTGGACCCAGCACACCGTGGGCGTGCAGAACATCCGGGCCATGGCCATGATCCAGCTCCTGCTGGGCAACATCGGCATCGCCGGCGGCGGGGTGAACGCCCTGCGCGGCGAGTCCAACGTGCAGGGCTCCACGGACCACGCCCTGCTGTTCCACATCCTGCCCGGCTACCTGCCCACCCCGGCCGCGTCCCTGGCCACGCTGGCGGACTACAACGCCAAGAACACGCCCGTGTCCAAGGACCCCAGGAGCGCCAACTGGTGGCAGAACCGGCCCAAGTACATGGCCAGCTTCCTCAAGTCCATGTGGGAGGACGCGGACCTGGACCAGGCCTATTCCTGGCTGCCCAAGCTCGATCCGGGCGGGTCGCGGGAGTATTCCTGGCTGGCCCTGTTCGACAAGATGGTCCAGGGCCGCTTCAAGGGCTTCTTCGCCTGGGGCATGAACCCGGCCTGCTCCGGGGCCAACGCCAACAAAACCCGCAAGGCGCTCGGCACGCTCGACTGGATGGTCAACGTGAACATCTTCGAGAACGAGACCGGCTGGTTCTGGCAGGGCCCGGGCATGGACCCCAAGAGCATCAAGACCGAGGTCTTCTTCCTGCCCTGCAGCGTGTCCATCGAGAAGGAGGGCTCGGTGAGCAACTCCGGCCGCTGGATGCAGTGGCGCTACGCCGGACCGGCCCGCTACGGCGAAACCCGCCCGGACGGCGACATCATGCTCGGCCTGTTCCGCGAAATCCAGGCCCTGTACAAGAAGGAGAAGGGCGTCCTGCCGGAGCCCATCCTCAAGGCCACCTGGGCCAAGACGGACAAGCACGGCGAGTTCGATCCGCACGCCACGGCCAAGCTCATCAACGGCGCGTTCCTCAAGGACGTGACGATCGGCGACAAGGTCTACAAGAAGGGCGAGCAGGTGCCGAGCTTCGCCATGCTCCAGGCCGACGGCTCCACCAGCTCGGGCAACTGGGTCTACGCGGGCTCGTACACCGACAAGGGCAACATGGGCGCGCGCCGCGACGCCACCCAGACCCCGGCCCAGGCCGCCATCGGGCTCTATCCCAACTGGACCTGGTGCTGGCCGGTGAACCGCCGCATCCTCTACAACCGCGCCTCCTGCGACCCCGCGGGCAAGCCCTGGAATCCGGCCAAGGCGGTCATCGCCTGGAACGCCGGGGACAAGAAGTGGGTCGGCGACGTGCCGGACGGCGGTTGGGCCCCGGGCGAGAAGTATCCCTTCATCATGCTCAAGGAGGGGCACGGGCAGATCTACGGCCCGGGCCTCAACGACGGACCCTTCCCCGAGTACTACGAGCCGCTGGAGTGCCCGGTGTCCGCGCACCCGTTCTCCGGTCGGCTGCACAACCCCACGGCCCTGACCTTCGCGGGCGAGGAGCGGAACTCCTGCGACCTGCGCTACCCCTACGTCTGCTCCACCTACCGGGTGACGGAGCACTGGCAGACCGGCGTCATGACCCGCTGGACGCCCTGGCTGCTTGAGGCCGAGCCGCAGATGTTCTGCGAAATCTCGGCCGAGCTGGCCAAGCTCAAGGGCATCGCCAACGGCGAGAAGGTCATCCTGGAGAATTCCCGGGGTTCGCTTTGGGCCGTGGCCATCGTCACGACCCGGCTCAAGCCCTTCAGGATCCAGGGCCGGACCCTGCATCAGGTGGGCATTCCCTGGCACTTCGGCTGGGTGCATCCGAAGGACGGCGGCGACGCCGCCAACCTGCTCTCGCCCTCGGTGGGCGATCCCAACACCGGCATCCCCGAGACCAAGGCCTTCATGGTCAACGTCCGGAAAGCCTGA
- a CDS encoding 4Fe-4S dicluster domain-containing protein, translated as MNGKSFLVDLTRCTACRGCQIACKQWKKLPAEKTVNQGSHQNPADLSFNTIRLVRFSEPPVKGPVQWLFLPEQCRHCVEPPCKMASAVEGSIIHDEATGAVVYTELTAQEDFDVIRGACPYDIPRQDPVTKRISKCDMCLDRVRAGMLPACVTSCPTGTMNFGDREAMLTLGAERLAQVRKKWPKAQLVDAQDVRVIYLTSQPPEYYFKNLGVGAVEGSRFASRRDFLAQFLRPVKGMTSV; from the coding sequence ATGAACGGTAAGAGCTTCCTTGTCGACCTGACCCGCTGCACGGCCTGCCGGGGCTGCCAGATCGCCTGCAAGCAGTGGAAGAAGCTGCCCGCGGAAAAGACGGTCAACCAGGGTTCGCACCAGAACCCGGCGGACCTCTCCTTCAACACCATCCGGCTGGTGCGCTTCTCCGAGCCGCCGGTCAAGGGGCCCGTGCAGTGGCTGTTCCTCCCGGAGCAGTGCCGCCACTGCGTGGAGCCGCCCTGCAAGATGGCCTCCGCCGTGGAGGGCTCCATCATCCATGACGAGGCCACCGGCGCGGTGGTCTACACCGAGCTGACCGCCCAGGAGGACTTCGACGTCATCCGGGGGGCCTGCCCCTACGACATCCCGCGCCAGGACCCGGTGACCAAGCGCATCTCCAAGTGCGACATGTGCCTCGACCGGGTGCGGGCCGGGATGCTTCCGGCCTGCGTCACGTCCTGTCCCACCGGGACCATGAACTTCGGCGACCGGGAGGCCATGCTCACGCTCGGCGCGGAGCGCCTGGCCCAGGTCAGGAAGAAGTGGCCCAAGGCCCAGCTGGTGGACGCCCAGGACGTGCGGGTGATCTACCTGACGTCCCAGCCGCCGGAGTACTACTTCAAGAACCTCGGCGTGGGGGCCGTGGAGGGAAGCCGCTTCGCCAGCCGGCGCGACTTCCTGGCCCAGTTCCTGCGGCCCGTGAAAGGCATGACCTCCGTTTAA